AATAACCACGATGCGGGAACAGCCAATCCGGCATAAACTGCCCAAAACCGGCATAGAGCAGAAATGCGAGCGAGAGCAGTGGGAGTGTTACACCAATAGAACGGCGGGTCGCCTCTAAGATTAAGAGAAGTCCGAGCCCACCGATGATGTAATCCAGTGGCACCTCCGCTCCCGCCCGGTCGCCGAGGGATTTACCGTCTAACCAGAACACCTGAAAAACCGGTTCCGTCTGGATCAGAACGTAGCCGAAACAGACAATCACATTCCCTATCAACACAACATCCAGAAACCGAAAAGCACGATTGTTCGCAAAACGCGGATGAACAGGGTATCTCAGAAATACCACCATTAACCCCAGCATCGCGAAGAGTGCTAACTCCGATTGCGGTGTAAGCTGCGGATAGTTGACCTCGGCTAAGATAAAGAGGCACAGCAGCACCGAAACTGAAAGAAAGATGTAATTTTTCAATGCATTGAGTGAGTTTGTTATCCGAGATGAAGTGTTTTAGCGGCACCCACAAGTACGCGCGAAACGAAAAGCAAATGATGAACTATCCCATAACCGCTTTAAGTTTAACAGGAAATGAAAGGAAAATCAAGGAAAAGGGACAGCACAGCAGTAGTATCCAATTCTCCTGTAGGAGGGAACTCCGATTCCCGACACTCCTGTAGGAGCGAGTTCCCGCTCGCGATTTCCTTCACAAATTCACGAGAATGTCGAAAACCGAGTGCTGTTTGCTATGAAAAGGTCCGGAATTGCTGAGTTAGATCGATTTCTTAACCAAAAAATAAAATCATATTTCTTGCATCAGGCGGGTTGCAATACCTTGTCGGCGCAGGTCCGGGGCAACAAAAACATCCGTAACCTCTCCGAACTTCTGGACCCTTCCTTCAATAAAGAGTGTCGTGCATTCCCCCATTACATGTCCAAGGATTCACGCTGAGTCGTCTTGGTAAGTATCAATCTTCTTTTCAGTCTGCCTTGTCTTCCGAGCTGTCCCCTTAAACACGGTATAAAGATACCAGAATGCGGGGACCAGCAGGACACCGCCCGCCCCCAATACAATCAGCAGGGGACACAGCACTGTATCCGGAGCTGCTGTATTTGAAAAGGTCAAGTCCGGCGTGACCAGATACGGATACTGCGCCAGCTACACACCGGTGGGCGGGTAGAGGACCCACCCACTTAACTACAAAACATCATTACGCATTCCACGATTCGAGTCCAAGAAGTTTCTTTCCTAAAGGGCTCAACTCGGCTGTCTTACCGTGGTAATGCTCTTTCTCTTTTGTTTCTCTTCCGAGTCCCGTTAAACGTTCACGCCATCCTTGAATCCGGGACTCAGCATTGCCATTCTCTGGTGCTGGCGACATCGTGATGTATTGCGCCATTCGGGGACGCTCAGCGGAGTTCGGACTACTACCGTGCGGCAATGCGCTGTGCCAGATGACCAAGTCTCCGGCTTTCCCCGCAACCGGAACCGCCTCTGCTTGGTAGTCTCGGACGACTTTCCGCGGCTTTGCATCATCAGGTAGGTCGTTCAACCACCTTTCCAACTTCCGATGGAAACCCGGAATACAGGTAAACGCTCCTTGATTCCCAGGGGTATCCGCCAGATACAGAACGCCCTGCACCTTTAAACGCACCGGCATATTGTCCAACGACATATCCCAATGTAAAAACGGACCGGTGAACTCGTAATTCGGGCGTTCAGGGGGGTTCATACTTGCCCGATCGAAACTGACCCAGAGTTTCTCAGTCTCCCAAATCTCTGAGAACGCCTGATGCACGCGCGGGTATTGACGATTGTCCCACAACGCTTGGTGCTGATAAATCTCTACCATAATACTTCGGCGCGGTGGATCAGGATACCAACTGTCGGGATCCTCGCGGTCCATTTCAAGAAAATCCCAGACCGCCTGTTCCGCGGCTCGGCAATTCTCAAGGGGTACCGCTTCCGGTACAACGACGTAACCGTTCTCTTCCCAAAATTCTAAGGCTTCTGCGTCAAAAACTGGCATGGGTTTCTCCTTATCAATCACTTCAGTTTTGAGGTACTCTGTGAACAGAGCAAGGTCTTGACTACTCAATATAGTGTTAAGAATATCACAAAAGATTGCGAAAATCAAACTTTTCGATAATACACGAGCGTCACCGACGTTTGAAAAAATTTTCTTGCAATTGATTGCGTCTTGTGCTAAAGTACGGATACTCCGACTCACAAAATTTAGGGAACATTGAGACGAAGGAGAAATTATAATGCTTAAAGCAGGATTTATCGGTGCGGGGGGCCGCAGTCAAGGCGCACACTATCCAAACGTGAATCGGCTGGAAGATGATGTCGAGATGCTCGGAGCCTGTGAACTCGACGAGGAGAAACTCGCACAGGTTGCCCAGAAATATGAGTTTCCACATACCTTCACAGACCATCGGAAGATGCTGGATACCTTAGACTTAGATGTCGTTTATTGTGTGATGAACGAGAAATGGATTTTGCAACCCGCTCTGGATTGCCTTAACGCCGGCAAGCATCTGTTCATCGAAAAACCACCGGGTGCGAACAGCGATGAAACGCAACAACTCCTTGAGGCGGCAGTCGCTAACGATGTCTATTGCATGGTCGGGTTTCAGCGCAGGTATGCCGCTGTTACGCGTGAAGCCATGCGGCGCGTTGCAGAAAAGGGGCCTGTCACGTTAGCCGTCACCACCTTTAATAAGCAAATGATCGGGCAGAATCGA
The sequence above is a segment of the Candidatus Poribacteria bacterium genome. Coding sequences within it:
- a CDS encoding GNAT family N-acetyltransferase; translated protein: MGECTTLFIEGRVQKFGEVTDVFVAPDLRRQGIATRLMQEI
- a CDS encoding phytanoyl-CoA dioxygenase family protein, giving the protein MPVFDAEALEFWEENGYVVVPEAVPLENCRAAEQAVWDFLEMDREDPDSWYPDPPRRSIMVEIYQHQALWDNRQYPRVHQAFSEIWETEKLWVSFDRASMNPPERPNYEFTGPFLHWDMSLDNMPVRLKVQGVLYLADTPGNQGAFTCIPGFHRKLERWLNDLPDDAKPRKVVRDYQAEAVPVAGKAGDLVIWHSALPHGSSPNSAERPRMAQYITMSPAPENGNAESRIQGWRERLTGLGRETKEKEHYHGKTAELSPLGKKLLGLESWNA
- a CDS encoding Gfo/Idh/MocA family oxidoreductase, which produces MLKAGFIGAGGRSQGAHYPNVNRLEDDVEMLGACELDEEKLAQVAQKYEFPHTFTDHRKMLDTLDLDVVYCVMNEKWILQPALDCLNAGKHLFIEKPPGANSDETQQLLEAAVANDVYCMVGFQRRYAAVTREAMRRVAEKGPVTLAVTTFNKQMIGQNREFTTTLWNDVCHVVDLLRYMAGGEPVEVTAHRDTFGAEQRNFYTAFVRFDNNVTGVLFGSRASGGRVLRSELHGVGIGCYMKIPEEIEIHEDNNRSVMGGWEVDGVDERDTPNYEGVLTMHRHFVDCVRNRQVPLTDLRDVINSIRFVDQIEGPLPD